The nucleotide window AAAAAGCAAGACTATCTTGACAGACATTGAAAGATGGCAAAAGGTAAATGACCTTAGGCTAAATGTGGGTATGTGGCCTATGATTTCTAGTATACACCATTTTCAAGTTTTCTTACGTTAATTTTCTTTTGCAGGGAGTTGCAAGTACTGATGGTAAGTTTCTGTACTCAAATAGCTTACCAAGTGAGCGACTCTTTTCATGTGTCAATCTTTCGCTGAATGTGAGAGCTAATTCCATTGTTTGCAGTTCCCACAAGGCACTTGAGTTGTATTCTAGTCTTACACTACACAAtagcattttttttaatgctaGATTGCTAGTTAGCTATAAACTATTAATTTATAAGCGGTATTGCATGCTCGATTTCTATGGTAGTAGACTTCTGCTTTATTTAGAAATTGTTGCATTCCCCAGTGTTTGGAGTTCCTATTGAGGTTACTGTACAGAGACAAGATAGCAGCAGGCCTGTTCCTCAGATATTGGTCAAATGTGCAGATTATCTTATAGTTTCAGGTAGCTGTTTCTAGAGTAAGGCTCTACATCTGTGCATAAGTCTATGTTTCATGAGTTCTAcaatttatcttaatttttgtttaatagtggttttatttttttaatctgatGTAGGATTGAATTCACCATATCTCTTCAAATCTGATGGAGATAAAAAGGTTATCCGGCAGTTGGTTTCTTTGTACAACCTAGGTAGTTAATGCATTCATTCATACTTTCAGTAATGAGGATAGATTATAGTAGTGTTCGGGTGATTTTAATACCACTATGATTGTATGTACAGATTCAAATTCTTCAATCCCAGAAGGCACAAATCCAATTGATGTGGCAGCTCTTGCAAAATGTTACCTTGCCAGCCTTCCTGAGCCTCTTACCACTTTTGAGCTTTACGATGAAATAAAAGCTGCTCTATCCAATATATATTCCATGAGAAACATCCTCAAGAAGCTTCCCAGTGTAAACTACATGACTCTGGAGTTTGTAACAGCACTTTTGCTCCGGGTTAGCCAGAAGTCACTTCTCAATAAGGTAAGAGGCTTCTAAATATGTGCATATGTGTTTAGTATAAGCAAAGATGCACGGAAAAATCTGGGTCTTGTACATTTacactttcatttttttattgtttcacAAACTATGTTTGATGGAGTCTTGTGGGACATTTCCCTGATTATCTTATATACATTGTCTCTCCTGTAATTAAATCTATGCATTTCTATTATTTTGTCGTCTATAGTTTTTGCTCAATATTTTTAACTTCTGCAGATGGATACTCGGACCCTTGCAATGGAAATGGCACCCGTTGTCATGTGGCAAGATGGACAGAGACCTGATTTTTATAAACAATACTGGAACCAAGTGTCTAAAAGCCCTTCCAAAAAAGGCTTGGATGAACCAGCTGGTTCATATGGTGCTTGGGACTTACTTGCTGGTAAGGAAATCGAtgccaaaacatgcaattttttAGAAGATAACCCACATTGGCTGAATGTGTTATTCTTTTTGTCACTGGTTATGGCGAAAAGTATGACTATATGAGAATTTTCATGAAAGCATCGCTGCATCGTTTCGCAGCTTCTACCTAGTCTTTAGCAATAGGGATTCTGGTAGAGAATCCTGCTTAACCTTGAGAACAGAATCTTCTCTATGCAAATAATTTTCACTGAAAAATACTTTTGTATTCTCCACGTTGGAAGAAAACAGATAAAAGCCCAAATAAGAATATTTGATTAGGATGATAAAGCAATAAACAAGAGCTAGAAGAAGACCAAAGAAACCCCCAAGAAACGGTTAAAAAACTAGATTGATTTAACTGGcgttgattttttttcttgattcaaATGGCCTCCATTAGATGTTTTCTATAGAATACATTTATTTAACTGACTCAACCTCGTGGGAAAACTTTTCTATATtatggtttttttttgtttttataattgtgaACAGTGAACATGTTTATAATGTCTAGTGCTTTAAAAGCAGAAATAAAATTTCAAGAGATTATAGTTTATCTAATGGGCTTTAAAGCAACCCTACTGATGTGGAATTGTTCAATGAATCAGCGTCTGTGTAATCACCGGGCCTGAAAAAGTGAAAATGCATTAGGAGGGAGAAACTGTTTTCTTTGTATTTTCTTGAGTGTGTTTGAGAAAATATCCTTtgatagaataattttttaatagaaagttGAATTAATAATTTAGATGCATGTCTATTACCTAACCTAACTGCTTTCAGCCTCTAAACACCTTTCTTAGGGATATGcttaaacatttaaaaaatattgcatTTAAATTTTCACTTGCGAATTTTTTTGAAGGGTGCAAAAGTCTAATTTCATAATTCATTAGTATTTTACATATATTGAACTAAAGTTGGCGATTgccgtttctttttcttgtttttttgtgATACAGATGATGATGAAGCCATAGATGCATCCTCTCCTATTCCATTGGATGATGGTGCACCAGTTGACTTTGGTGCAATTGAGGTTGTTCAGTTGCTTATAGAACATCATAATGCAATTTTCACAGATGCAAATGAGACAGTCTGGAGATGAATGGTCTTCATTCTTTCCTTCTATGTTGAATTTGTTGACTTTGATATCATGAACTGGGAACAATTTTCTCCAATCTTTGTCAAGAAAGTCACTATACAGAAGCTATATTCTAAGTTTTTATCAGGTTGTTTGTGCAGTGAGCGTTTTGCCTGATAAAGAGAAAGGAGAAACTTTTTGGGAAAAAAGGAACAGAAGGATTTGTACAGCTATATCCTTCCTTTAGAGAATCAAAACTTGTTATTTTGGTGTTTTACTGGGATTGATGGTATTTGATCTTTGTCTATATAGTATAACCATATTTATTTATGTCATTTTTGTACTATGTAAATCTTGTCTTGTCCCTGGATGCAACAAGTTTTCGTGTTCAGAATTTTAGTATAGCTTTCATGGGAGAATGTTGTTGACTTGGAGGAACATTGAAATCTCCTTTGTTCAAGTTCCTATAAAACAGaacaagatgaagaaaaaaataatccggagataaaaaagaagtaatattcttaaaaacattttttgtcCTGAGGAACACCAACACCTTTCAATTTGTTATCTGTTTAACAATGTTGCTTGTTGATGAAATGAAAGTATCTGTataaaatgcaactaaatgtgGGAAATGCTCTGAAATGTGAAGTAACAAGATCATGCACTGGCAAATTGTAATGTAAAGACAAAAGCTATAGCAATTCATCATTGACTGTTTCCTAAGATGATTAGTAAGTTGGAAACAGAAGCTGAATAGTTTACTTTGCATTACAGATGCAGAATAACTAAAAGTTAGAAATTAAAAGAGTTTTATTGGTCTGATGAAGTTGGAGTATGGTCAAAGTATTCAAAGATCTCAGTTGGGATGTCCTCAAAGAAGCACTTAGCACTTTCATTTTGAGGCTTTCCATCCAATCCAACAGTTGTTCCAATCTTGTTCTGAACACTTTTTTGCTCAAGCATATCAAAGAAGTAAGGGTCATCAATTGGTTCTGGAAACACTGGAAATTCCAGTTGTGGTTCATTTGGGATTTGAGGAAATGTGTACTCTGTTGTTGAAGACTCAAAAGAAGGTACCACATGGAGTGGGGTGGCCTCAAAAGCCTGAGAAGAAGTGTTGATGTCACTTTCCAAATTTTGGTGGTTTGGTTTTGTCAAATCTGGTAGGTTGACCATTTTGAACTCTTCAGTGTTTCCCATGTAGGGAGCAGTGTAATAAGGAAGGTAGTTTCCACAGGGGATATTTTCCTCTGGCTTATTGGAGCTGCATGAAATATCCTGAAAGaaatcatataaatatattgtaTTTGCTATTCTTCATGTTTTTATTAGTGATACTAGCTAATTAATAGAAACTTCCATACATGTTGATTTGCATCTTAAATATTATTAGCATAAATGATATAATATCTAAGTTTAATATAAAAGTGGAAATTTAGTTAGCTTTTGCTACTTTTATAATTAGAATTGTAAAAGAAGctattaaggaaaagataaaaagagatacattttttaatagaaaaaattaggATTCATATCCAAACGGATACAATTATTATGGTTATTTTATGGTAGAGTTTAATTCCTATGTATATTGATGTTTAATTAGGTGTTATcacatagaaaaaaaaaattaagtaacaAGACTGGATTATATGTTAATATAAAAGATTCTATATTAATAATGAATAGAAATTAAACTTTGTTATTTTTTGGTAACATTTAAATAGTCTTAACTTATGTCATGTGCCAGAAAGTCGCttctagaaaaatctaaaactaaaactactcacaaattaagaatctcactattaattatataattaataactatattttataataaattaaatattaaataatttacttTCATATTATAACTTAGATAATCTACTGGCCGAAAagttttttttctgaaaaagaagttactttatcatcatcattaattataaattagttttaatagttttaatacacttatattaaataaataattatatcaatgtataaatttataatgtttacctaatatttataaaatgcaactaaaaaaataagtaaaaatatttatattttattatatgaaagtaaatatatcattttatatgatgattattttttctcttctatttgattatttttctatatattctTCCTATTTTCTCTTCTCATCTAAACATAGCATAAATGCAAGGGATACTCATCTACCTTACCTCTTCAAATTGTACTTGACTAAGAGggactttttctttgtttttgttttgcatCTTTGACGAAGT belongs to Arachis duranensis cultivar V14167 chromosome 8, aradu.V14167.gnm2.J7QH, whole genome shotgun sequence and includes:
- the LOC107462975 gene encoding transcription factor DUO1-like; its protein translation is MERGFDRRYIKKGPWSREEDEVLQEHVNKYGARDWSSIRSKGLLPRTGKSCRLRWVNKLRPNLKIGCKFTEEEEKLVIELQGQFGNKWAKIATYLEGRTDNDVKNFWSSRRKRIERMLRKPSITSSKMQNKNKEKVPLSQVQFEEDISCSSNKPEENIPCGNYLPYYTAPYMGNTEEFKMVNLPDLTKPNHQNLESDINTSSQAFEATPLHVVPSFESSTTEYTFPQIPNEPQLEFPVFPEPIDDPYFFDMLEQKSVQNKIGTTVGLDGKPQNESAKCFFEDIPTEIFEYFDHTPTSSDQ
- the LOC107463081 gene encoding uncharacterized Rho GTPase-activating protein At5g61530; translated protein: MPSIISPQWQDKASGFFSSSGVKLKEARESAGTFVGEVTKDTKSNVAEVAGRVGTMVKSRWALLQQPSTKHAVQDRLISAAATTGSFLRRSISGTKDKVAVGKTKVEEVAKKTAQKSKTILTDIERWQKGVASTDVFGVPIEVTVQRQDSSRPVPQILVKCADYLIVSGLNSPYLFKSDGDKKVIRQLVSLYNLDSNSSIPEGTNPIDVAALAKCYLASLPEPLTTFELYDEIKAALSNIYSMRNILKKLPSVNYMTLEFVTALLLRVSQKSLLNKMDTRTLAMEMAPVVMWQDGQRPDFYKQYWNQVSKSPSKKGLDEPAGSYGAWDLLADDDEAIDASSPIPLDDGAPVDFGAIEVVQLLIEHHNAIFTDANETVWR